The Paenibacillus sp. YPG26 genome includes a window with the following:
- a CDS encoding helix-turn-helix transcriptional regulator, with the protein MSKLTTVELVLLQIIAETERLSGYEINKLIDQRGYRAWTKIGTTSIYTGLQKLNEKRLIRSEDLGGKMGKGPLPVKFTITEDGRQIMQGEVMDCLSSTRERDIRFDLGLAALPFIPKEKAKEALRERHHFLSNTSLQLEEKYEAQGGQGLPLHVRVLFLHPLSLIEKELQFIDHVIHELEGEMEG; encoded by the coding sequence GTGAGTAAGCTTACAACCGTTGAATTAGTGCTGCTGCAAATTATTGCAGAGACAGAACGATTGTCCGGATATGAGATCAATAAGCTCATCGACCAGAGAGGCTACCGGGCATGGACCAAGATTGGGACCACTTCTATCTATACGGGCTTGCAAAAGTTGAATGAAAAGCGGCTGATCCGATCCGAGGACTTGGGTGGGAAAATGGGGAAGGGACCATTACCCGTCAAATTTACAATTACTGAGGACGGGCGGCAAATCATGCAGGGTGAAGTGATGGACTGCTTATCATCCACACGCGAGCGAGACATTCGATTTGATCTCGGCCTAGCCGCGCTGCCTTTTATTCCTAAAGAGAAGGCCAAGGAGGCACTCAGGGAGCGGCATCATTTTTTGAGCAATACGTCACTCCAGCTAGAGGAGAAATATGAAGCTCAAGGCGGACAAGGGCTTCCGCTGCATGTTCGGGTGCTGTTTCTTCATCCGCTGAGTCTGATTGAGAAAGAACTGCAATTTATTGATCATGTGATACATGAATTGGAAGGAGAG
- a CDS encoding HTH domain-containing protein, translating into MKKVERINIMMRYINNRAHFTISEIMREFNISRSTAIRDIREIEAMGVPLVAEVGRDGGYFVMSNSVLPSVRFTDNEIKALFIAFMATRNQQLPYLKSRQSLAEKLLGLISENQQDDLVVLNQILLFEGTNPNNPDLLDLSDLPHPMLERLIQILLSDNYLQVTLTEGNDIQSCPIYLLHLYREKSVWLVEGFDLEEEKRRIFPVDNLTDVEPYPSKKRLSRKKILEQLSKREEVINLVLELGPKAIAQFRKYHPLKITISYTNPYQTTAILRTYIDVDRSEELNEITSWLLFLGGDIKVREMPEEVRASLQARVGMYLP; encoded by the coding sequence ATGAAGAAAGTTGAACGGATCAATATCATGATGCGGTACATCAACAACCGTGCCCATTTCACTATTTCTGAAATCATGCGGGAATTCAATATCTCCCGTTCAACCGCGATTAGAGATATTAGAGAGATTGAGGCTATGGGAGTGCCGCTGGTAGCTGAAGTGGGAAGGGATGGAGGGTATTTTGTCATGAGTAATTCCGTCCTTCCCTCGGTCCGCTTCACCGATAATGAGATCAAAGCTCTCTTTATAGCCTTCATGGCTACAAGAAATCAACAGCTTCCTTATCTCAAGAGTCGTCAGTCCTTGGCTGAGAAGCTGCTTGGACTGATCTCGGAGAACCAGCAGGATGATCTTGTTGTCTTGAATCAAATCCTGTTATTTGAAGGCACCAACCCCAATAATCCCGACCTGCTTGACCTGTCGGACCTTCCACATCCGATGCTGGAGAGGCTTATCCAGATTCTACTCTCAGACAACTATCTGCAAGTGACCCTTACGGAGGGAAATGACATACAGTCTTGTCCGATTTATCTCCTGCACCTCTATCGTGAGAAAAGCGTATGGCTGGTGGAGGGCTTTGATTTGGAGGAAGAGAAGAGGCGGATCTTCCCTGTCGACAATCTTACCGATGTAGAACCGTACCCTTCCAAGAAGAGATTAAGCAGGAAAAAGATTTTGGAACAACTGAGTAAGCGGGAGGAGGTAATCAACCTCGTCCTTGAGCTTGGTCCTAAGGCCATTGCCCAATTTAGAAAGTACCATCCTCTAAAGATCACTATTTCCTATACGAATCCCTACCAAACCACAGCCATACTTAGGACTTATATCGATGTTGACAGATCCGAAGAATTGAACGAAATCACAAGCTGGCTGCTGTTTCTGGGTGGGGATATCAAGGTTAGGGAGATGCCGGAGGAGGTTCGGGCAAGTCTTCAAGCGAGGGTAGGGATGTACCTTCCATAA
- a CDS encoding GyrI-like domain-containing protein produces MAQYNLVEKDSFTVLGIGTELKSAYTDYAGINKEKADFWTAAEQNGRLDTLKSIAVNDYIFAVSEAVNNKMMYYAGVMTEASVPWESRLIQFPKGEYLVVEGEAKTAEELSNQLAGIAFGQVLPEASHIAYVGGPNAAVEMGRRNGQVFGEMWIPVVRK; encoded by the coding sequence ATGGCACAATATAATTTGGTTGAAAAAGACAGCTTTACCGTATTAGGAATCGGAACGGAGCTCAAAAGCGCTTATACCGACTATGCGGGCATCAACAAGGAAAAAGCGGACTTCTGGACGGCCGCCGAACAGAATGGCAGGCTGGACACCTTGAAATCTATTGCGGTAAATGACTACATTTTTGCCGTGAGCGAAGCGGTGAATAACAAGATGATGTATTATGCCGGTGTTATGACCGAAGCGTCAGTGCCGTGGGAATCAAGACTTATCCAGTTCCCTAAGGGGGAATACCTGGTTGTTGAAGGCGAAGCGAAGACAGCAGAAGAGCTCAGCAATCAGCTGGCCGGAATTGCCTTTGGTCAAGTCCTGCCGGAGGCAAGCCACATTGCATATGTTGGAGGGCCGAATGCGGCGGTGGAAATGGGGCGGCGGAACGGCCAGGTATTCGGTGAAATGTGGATCCCAGTTGTAAGAAAATAA
- a CDS encoding phage tail protein: MSDIVDFKNVSTVGLESSPVSEALAGLRANEARYFMNKYKHEFVVVPASESQENLDYVNRILKDERDIQFAAKPLQTSRFQVENIQFTYVFYEDGLAINVMYTVDDPKKRAVGFKLSEGMEIPRELEGKFKFARQKSKLAGTIRGSFFVIKGEY; the protein is encoded by the coding sequence GTGTCCGACATCGTTGATTTCAAAAATGTATCTACGGTGGGGCTGGAATCCTCACCCGTATCCGAAGCGCTTGCCGGGCTGCGGGCTAATGAGGCCCGTTACTTCATGAACAAGTACAAGCATGAGTTTGTAGTCGTACCCGCAAGCGAGAGTCAGGAGAACCTGGATTACGTGAATCGGATTTTAAAAGATGAACGTGATATCCAGTTCGCGGCGAAGCCATTACAAACATCCCGTTTTCAGGTGGAAAACATTCAATTCACCTACGTCTTCTACGAAGATGGGCTTGCGATCAATGTGATGTATACGGTGGATGACCCTAAGAAGCGGGCCGTTGGTTTTAAGCTGTCTGAGGGGATGGAAATACCCCGGGAGTTGGAGGGGAAGTTCAAGTTCGCCAGACAGAAGTCCAAATTAGCTGGCACGATCCGGGGCTCGTTCTTTGTAATCAAAGGAGAGTACTAA
- a CDS encoding glucose 1-dehydrogenase, which produces MNFQGKVAVITGGGSGMGKAAAIELVKLGANVVINGRREQVLLAAAAEIDPSGEHVLAVAGDIRHLDTSKSIAEEAVKRFGGIDILISSTGIFKPTPFLAHTEEDFYSYTDTIVKGTFFAAQAVIPEMIKRGGGAIVSVGSMWAEQAIGATPSSAYSAAMAGRHALTRNLAIEFAKDQIRVNTVAPAVVETPVYESFVPEDQLRTVLDSFNAFHPLGRIGQPRDMVSAILFLASDEASWITGTILPVDGGVLAGRHS; this is translated from the coding sequence ATGAATTTTCAAGGTAAAGTGGCTGTCATTACAGGTGGCGGAAGCGGTATGGGGAAGGCGGCAGCTATAGAGTTAGTGAAGCTGGGCGCGAATGTCGTAATTAATGGCCGGCGTGAGCAGGTATTGCTGGCCGCGGCGGCGGAGATTGATCCTTCAGGGGAACACGTTCTTGCTGTCGCAGGGGATATAAGACATCTTGATACCTCCAAGAGCATCGCAGAGGAAGCCGTCAAGAGATTCGGGGGAATCGACATACTCATCTCCAGTACAGGCATTTTCAAGCCTACCCCGTTCCTGGCGCATACGGAGGAGGACTTCTACTCTTATACGGATACCATTGTAAAAGGAACCTTCTTCGCCGCACAAGCGGTTATACCGGAGATGATCAAGCGCGGTGGGGGAGCCATCGTCTCGGTAGGTTCCATGTGGGCGGAGCAGGCCATCGGCGCAACGCCTTCAAGCGCATACTCGGCCGCTATGGCGGGAAGACATGCTTTGACACGCAATCTGGCCATTGAATTCGCCAAGGACCAGATCCGTGTCAATACCGTTGCTCCCGCTGTGGTGGAGACGCCCGTCTACGAGAGCTTTGTTCCTGAGGATCAGTTGAGAACGGTGCTGGATAGCTTTAACGCCTTCCATCCGCTGGGGAGAATTGGTCAGCCCCGGGACATGGTATCCGCTATTCTTTTCCTGGCGAGTGACGAGGCAAGCTGGATTACAGGAACCATCCTGCCTGTTGATGGGGGGGTATTGGCCGGCAGACATAGCTAG
- a CDS encoding TetR/AcrR family transcriptional regulator, producing MNTNTVDQILDTAQLLVQSVGFNAFSYADISKEIGIRKASIHYHFPNKADLGEALVVRYHRGFVDALAQIDAGTQDDLERLRQFTLLYKAGPSQDFRLCLGVMYGADYVTLPEEVQGELTGYFATNLTWLEQVMDRGLQAGTLTFKGTAQAEAHKFLAALQGAQLLARSFKEIGKYDVIAEELITALVP from the coding sequence ATGAATACTAACACAGTGGATCAAATTTTAGACACGGCACAGCTGCTGGTTCAATCCGTAGGCTTCAATGCATTTAGTTATGCCGACATCTCGAAGGAGATCGGTATTCGCAAGGCGAGCATTCATTATCATTTCCCTAACAAAGCGGATTTGGGAGAGGCATTAGTAGTGCGGTATCATCGCGGCTTCGTTGATGCTCTGGCCCAAATTGATGCGGGGACACAAGACGATCTGGAGAGGCTGCGCCAATTCACACTGCTCTATAAGGCGGGCCCTTCGCAGGATTTCCGGCTCTGTCTGGGTGTGATGTATGGTGCCGATTATGTTACGCTGCCTGAAGAAGTACAGGGAGAGCTTACCGGGTACTTTGCCACCAATCTCACCTGGCTGGAGCAGGTCATGGATCGTGGATTGCAGGCTGGAACGCTGACCTTCAAGGGAACGGCGCAGGCGGAAGCCCATAAATTTCTTGCCGCGCTCCAAGGCGCACAGCTGCTTGCACGAAGCTTCAAGGAGATCGGCAAGTATGACGTCATCGCCGAAGAATTAATAACGGCTTTAGTTCCTTAA
- a CDS encoding NAD(P)-dependent alcohol dehydrogenase, with protein MITAKARAVDGPDKTFRATEIKRRDLDLHDVLIEIKYAGICHSDIHTAHGEWGPVNYPLVPGHEIAGIVTEVGAEVTKYKVGDRVGVGCMVDSCGECESCRKGQEQYCLKGIVPTYAGVDKYGEPTQGGYSTHIVVTESFVVRIPDHIELDAAAPLLCAGITTYSPLKHWGAGPGKKVAVVGMGGLGHMAVKIAHAMGAEVTVLSQSLKKKDDGLQFGADHYYATSEPDTFEQLAGRFDLIINTVSASIDLDAYFSLLTLDGTMVNVGAPGEPLSLNVMSLIGHRRSFAGSMIGGIRETQEMLEFCAEHGIVPQIEVISADQIDEAYTRVLASDVKYRFVIDVSTM; from the coding sequence ATGATAACTGCCAAAGCACGAGCTGTTGATGGTCCGGACAAAACGTTTCGGGCGACTGAAATTAAGCGACGGGATCTTGATTTGCATGATGTTCTAATTGAAATTAAATATGCCGGCATATGCCACTCTGATATCCACACAGCTCACGGGGAATGGGGGCCGGTGAATTATCCCCTCGTACCAGGTCATGAGATTGCGGGAATTGTCACGGAGGTAGGAGCTGAGGTTACAAAATACAAGGTTGGTGACCGGGTAGGAGTAGGCTGTATGGTTGATTCCTGCGGCGAATGTGAGAGCTGCCGTAAAGGGCAAGAACAGTACTGTCTCAAAGGAATCGTCCCTACTTACGCGGGTGTGGACAAATACGGGGAACCTACCCAAGGCGGGTATTCTACTCACATTGTCGTAACAGAGAGCTTTGTAGTCCGGATTCCAGATCACATTGAGCTTGACGCGGCTGCCCCACTGCTGTGCGCAGGGATTACAACCTATTCGCCGCTCAAACACTGGGGCGCTGGTCCAGGCAAGAAAGTAGCAGTCGTGGGCATGGGCGGTCTGGGTCACATGGCTGTCAAAATTGCACATGCTATGGGAGCTGAGGTAACCGTTCTGTCCCAAAGCCTGAAGAAAAAGGACGATGGCCTGCAATTTGGCGCGGATCACTACTATGCTACGAGCGAACCGGATACATTTGAACAGCTTGCCGGACGATTTGATCTCATCATTAACACGGTAAGTGCGAGTATCGACCTTGACGCTTATTTCTCACTTCTTACTCTTGATGGTACTATGGTGAACGTCGGCGCCCCTGGGGAGCCATTGTCGCTGAATGTAATGTCCCTCATCGGTCATCGCCGTTCATTTGCGGGTTCGATGATCGGAGGCATCCGTGAGACGCAGGAAATGTTGGAGTTCTGTGCGGAGCACGGTATTGTACCTCAGATCGAAGTAATCTCCGCTGACCAGATTGACGAAGCCTATACACGAGTGTTAGCTTCAGATGTGAAGTATCGATTTGTGATTGATGTTAGCACAATGTAA
- a CDS encoding MerR family transcriptional regulator, whose translation MRTYTISEVARELNLTPYTLRYYDKEGLMPYVERTASGARLFRESDIGALRVIECLKSTGMPIREIKNFIDWCSDGDSTLQQRYDMFIERKAIVEAQMEELKKTMEVIEHKCLYYRIALDAGSEEIHKNAIGAPVVN comes from the coding sequence ATGAGAACGTATACGATCAGTGAAGTTGCACGAGAACTGAATCTTACCCCCTATACCTTGCGTTACTATGACAAGGAGGGGCTTATGCCTTACGTGGAACGGACAGCCAGCGGAGCCCGATTGTTCAGAGAATCCGATATTGGCGCCTTGAGAGTAATTGAATGTCTTAAATCCACCGGGATGCCGATAAGGGAAATTAAAAATTTTATTGATTGGTGTTCTGATGGGGATTCCACATTGCAGCAAAGGTACGACATGTTCATCGAACGCAAAGCTATTGTAGAAGCGCAGATGGAGGAACTAAAGAAGACCATGGAGGTCATCGAGCATAAATGCCTGTATTACCGGATAGCATTGGATGCTGGATCAGAGGAGATTCATAAGAATGCGATTGGAGCTCCCGTTGTCAATTAA
- a CDS encoding ATP-binding protein has product MIQSVDRIQQFFEDRNGIKNIQMGLFKLEVQDYPINVFQEALLNAISHRDYESNSSIFVKFSPNEIIIENPGSFPTGVDSTNIITHPSSPRNKLIAETLQKLKYVQRSGQGVDIIFKDMLSLGKSAPEYNLYSEAVSLTLRSSLEDIEFLKFITKEEENNGEFSVSEICILKYVKSNKTITLGKAAEVAQITTQSAANVLTKLCQRRNILQREARNKYMFTHRVYESLDDNIEYTKDKDFDEIQAKTMIIDYLRKNGVITRSDVERLCGFSSTSSKRILQRLRDDEIIVLEGRARASKYKLKP; this is encoded by the coding sequence TTGATTCAATCTGTAGATAGAATTCAGCAGTTTTTTGAAGATAGAAACGGTATAAAAAATATTCAAATGGGGCTATTTAAATTAGAAGTTCAAGATTATCCTATTAATGTTTTTCAAGAAGCGCTACTTAATGCGATCTCACACCGGGATTATGAAAGTAATTCATCCATTTTTGTTAAGTTTTCTCCTAATGAAATAATCATTGAAAATCCCGGTTCATTTCCAACAGGGGTTGATAGTACAAATATTATTACGCATCCTTCCTCACCGAGAAATAAATTGATTGCTGAAACACTTCAAAAATTAAAATATGTACAACGTTCTGGGCAAGGTGTAGATATCATTTTTAAGGATATGCTTTCCTTAGGGAAATCAGCTCCAGAATATAACCTGTATTCTGAAGCAGTAAGTTTAACTTTAAGAAGCAGTTTGGAGGACATTGAATTTCTCAAGTTTATTACTAAAGAGGAAGAGAATAACGGCGAGTTTTCAGTCTCTGAAATCTGTATTTTAAAATACGTTAAATCTAATAAAACTATTACACTAGGAAAGGCTGCAGAGGTGGCACAAATTACAACTCAATCGGCGGCAAATGTTCTAACAAAACTTTGTCAAAGGAGGAATATCCTCCAAAGGGAAGCTAGAAATAAATATATGTTTACTCATCGAGTATATGAAAGTTTAGATGATAATATTGAGTACACAAAAGATAAGGATTTTGATGAAATACAAGCTAAAACAATGATTATTGATTATTTGAGGAAAAATGGTGTAATTACTCGTTCCGATGTGGAAAGGTTATGTGGATTTTCATCTACAAGCAGTAAACGCATTTTACAGCGTTTAAGAGATGATGAAATAATTGTTTTAGAAGGCAGAGCAAGAGCAAGTAAATACAAATTGAAACCATAG
- a CDS encoding RNA-binding domain-containing protein, with the protein MDIKEVILQGETKYVEFKSWVKANKKELLNIITNEAVGFANTDGGIILVGVEDNGEITGCTDYEEQSIIESIYDKTIPKLFTDIEVIKIDDKNILKITILKSPEIVATSKGVVFKRLGKNTKPFYPSEYSSNNIKGYKGDYSAKIIEPSSRNDIDFTEVERLKLKIQFRDKDSTLYQSDNITFLKDLRLIDVVGDDIHLTVAGLLFIGTKEAIAKYMPQAE; encoded by the coding sequence GTGGATATTAAAGAAGTAATACTACAGGGAGAAACTAAATATGTAGAGTTTAAAAGCTGGGTTAAGGCAAATAAGAAAGAGTTATTGAACATTATAACAAATGAAGCGGTAGGCTTTGCTAATACAGACGGTGGTATTATACTGGTCGGTGTCGAGGACAATGGCGAAATAACCGGATGCACTGATTACGAAGAACAAAGTATCATTGAGAGCATATATGACAAAACTATACCTAAGCTTTTTACCGATATAGAGGTAATTAAAATTGATGATAAGAATATTTTGAAAATAACAATCCTTAAGTCTCCTGAAATTGTAGCTACTTCAAAAGGTGTTGTATTTAAGAGATTAGGGAAAAATACAAAGCCATTTTATCCATCGGAATATTCATCAAACAATATTAAAGGATATAAAGGTGACTACTCCGCTAAAATTATTGAGCCATCTTCTAGAAATGATATTGACTTTACTGAGGTGGAACGTTTAAAGCTGAAAATACAATTCCGTGACAAGGACTCTACTTTATATCAATCAGATAATATTACCTTTCTAAAGGATTTGCGTTTGATAGATGTTGTAGGTGATGATATTCACTTAACAGTAGCAGGATTATTGTTTATCGGAACTAAAGAAGCAATTGCTAAATATATGCCACAAGCGGAATAA
- a CDS encoding VOC family protein, giving the protein MTVQLTPYITLEGQAKEAIQFYEQALGAKVLSLATYGDMPDMPSTFSDDLKDLVAHAKIQVGASELMLSDAPAGTPIANGKRVTICITTDTVEKSKQIFEALRQGGQVNMPFKEEPFSPGFGDVTDKYGITFQVYTEVQY; this is encoded by the coding sequence ATGACGGTACAGCTGACCCCGTATATCACCCTGGAGGGACAGGCAAAGGAAGCGATACAGTTCTATGAACAAGCCCTCGGTGCCAAAGTGCTCTCGCTTGCCACGTACGGTGACATGCCGGATATGCCGAGTACATTCAGTGACGATCTAAAGGACCTTGTAGCACATGCCAAGATACAAGTTGGCGCCTCGGAGCTTATGTTGTCGGATGCCCCGGCGGGTACCCCTATTGCGAATGGTAAAAGAGTCACTATCTGTATTACAACAGACACAGTGGAGAAATCCAAACAAATCTTCGAAGCCTTACGGCAGGGTGGTCAAGTCAATATGCCGTTTAAGGAAGAGCCCTTCAGCCCCGGATTCGGGGATGTAACGGACAAATACGGAATAACCTTCCAGGTATATACGGAAGTTCAATACTAG
- a CDS encoding SRPBCC family protein, translated as MGTSNPTKVTVQAVIQAPVDKVWSYWTEPEHITKWNQASEDWHAPKAENDLRPGGSFLTRMEAKDGSMGFDMGGVYDEVREHELISYTMGDGRKVEIIFAGQGNETKVVETFDAESSHPVEFQQAGWQAIMDNFKKYTEES; from the coding sequence ATGGGAACAAGTAATCCGACCAAAGTAACCGTTCAGGCCGTCATTCAGGCACCTGTTGACAAAGTATGGAGCTATTGGACCGAGCCGGAGCACATTACGAAGTGGAATCAGGCTTCCGAGGACTGGCATGCGCCGAAGGCGGAGAATGACTTGCGCCCCGGCGGCAGCTTCCTGACCAGAATGGAAGCGAAGGATGGCAGTATGGGATTTGATATGGGCGGTGTCTATGACGAAGTGAGAGAGCATGAACTGATCTCATATACCATGGGGGACGGAAGAAAGGTTGAGATCATCTTCGCGGGCCAAGGCAACGAGACGAAGGTCGTTGAGACGTTTGACGCTGAAAGTTCACATCCGGTTGAATTCCAGCAAGCGGGCTGGCAGGCGATTATGGATAACTTCAAGAAATATACGGAAGAGTCTTAG
- a CDS encoding sigma-70 family RNA polymerase sigma factor — translation MSAFPPPAMVHYDQMCPTYFNRQKEANMSETAMDLQILENLKPELTSFCYRMLGSIDDADDTVQETYIRVWQGWSSFRQESSYKTWIYRIASNLCLDKLRQAKRRILPVDLSGPAASILEPRETLPESSWIWLAPDFGENPEEALIRKDTLQLCFIALLQTLPARQRAVLILKDVFDWPSRQIADTLGMSPAAVNSALQRARETMNRTQLRSDQLSRMEEEPDRELLSRYVDAFEQFDIDALVALFHEEGCMSMPPFEMWVRGTGDLFKFFSLTRGHCEGSRFLPVTVNGGYPAYAQYMPSPGDPSVLIPWGIHVIEMRDGKILHVQNFINTKLFIRFGLPEQIHR, via the coding sequence ATGTCTGCATTTCCGCCTCCTGCTATGGTACACTATGACCAAATGTGTCCAACCTATTTCAACCGCCAAAAGGAGGCAAATATGAGCGAGACGGCAATGGATCTGCAGATATTAGAGAATTTAAAGCCGGAGTTAACATCATTCTGTTACCGGATGTTAGGATCCATCGATGACGCAGATGATACGGTTCAAGAGACTTATATCCGTGTATGGCAAGGCTGGAGCTCATTCAGGCAGGAATCGTCTTACAAGACGTGGATCTATCGTATCGCCTCCAATTTATGTCTGGATAAGCTGAGACAAGCCAAACGCCGTATTCTGCCCGTTGATCTCTCGGGTCCGGCCGCCTCCATCCTCGAACCCCGCGAGACCCTGCCCGAGTCCTCATGGATATGGCTTGCTCCTGATTTTGGAGAGAATCCCGAAGAGGCCCTTATTCGTAAGGATACGCTGCAGCTCTGCTTCATCGCACTTCTGCAGACCCTCCCTGCTCGCCAACGTGCCGTTCTTATTCTGAAGGATGTATTCGACTGGCCATCCAGACAGATCGCCGACACCTTAGGCATGTCGCCTGCCGCTGTGAACAGCGCTCTGCAAAGGGCCAGAGAGACGATGAACCGAACTCAGCTCCGTTCGGATCAGCTCAGCAGGATGGAGGAAGAACCTGATCGTGAGCTGTTATCACGGTATGTCGACGCCTTCGAGCAGTTTGATATCGACGCGCTTGTCGCGTTATTTCATGAAGAGGGCTGTATGTCGATGCCGCCATTCGAAATGTGGGTACGAGGTACGGGCGACTTGTTCAAATTCTTCTCGCTGACTCGCGGGCACTGCGAGGGCTCCCGCTTCCTCCCGGTAACCGTGAACGGGGGCTATCCTGCTTATGCGCAGTATATGCCGAGTCCCGGGGACCCTTCGGTCCTGATCCCTTGGGGAATTCACGTGATTGAGATGAGAGACGGGAAGATCCTCCACGTCCAAAATTTTATTAATACCAAATTATTTATAAGATTCGGGCTGCCAGAGCAAATCCACCGATGA
- a CDS encoding alpha/beta fold hydrolase, translating into MRRKKILIYVMIIVLLIGGTGVYIVDQNQFDMEEQRVEIQSAGGKLTGTLVLPGEAAGKLGLVLFIHGDGAVNATHDDGYKPLWERLAKLGYASLSLDKRGIGGSEGSWLDQSMDDRVEEAREAIAWARKNPLIDPDRVGVWGASQAGWVIPKLAAKERLAFSILVSPAINWLRQGAYHTREQMLKDGYSEQDIQAEKKYDDKVRQLLAAGAGYDEYLAIAQGSSVMSKDRWTFVSKNFLSDAADDLRHFHSPVLLLLGEEDIHVDWKETERVYRDKVKPELLTVAVFPDAEHSMLSKKTADSELRAFMISLFAPRHITVPGYMDQIEQFIRRME; encoded by the coding sequence ATGAGAAGGAAGAAAATTTTGATCTATGTGATGATCATTGTGCTGCTTATAGGAGGTACGGGCGTCTACATTGTGGACCAGAACCAATTTGACATGGAAGAGCAGAGAGTCGAGATCCAATCAGCCGGAGGTAAGCTGACGGGTACTTTGGTGCTGCCGGGAGAAGCTGCGGGCAAGCTGGGTCTCGTCCTGTTCATCCATGGCGATGGAGCAGTTAATGCAACCCACGATGACGGGTACAAGCCGCTATGGGAGCGGCTGGCCAAGCTGGGTTATGCCTCCTTGTCCCTGGATAAAAGGGGGATCGGCGGCTCCGAGGGAAGCTGGTTAGACCAGAGCATGGATGATCGGGTAGAGGAGGCCCGCGAGGCGATTGCCTGGGCCCGGAAGAACCCTTTGATCGACCCGGACAGGGTCGGTGTGTGGGGAGCCAGCCAGGCAGGATGGGTTATTCCTAAGCTTGCCGCGAAGGAGCGGCTCGCCTTCAGCATCCTGGTCTCGCCCGCCATTAACTGGCTGCGGCAAGGAGCCTATCATACACGTGAGCAGATGCTGAAGGACGGTTATTCGGAGCAGGACATTCAAGCTGAGAAGAAGTATGACGACAAGGTACGGCAGCTTTTGGCCGCGGGGGCCGGCTATGACGAATATCTTGCGATCGCGCAGGGAAGCAGCGTAATGTCGAAGGACAGGTGGACATTTGTGAGTAAGAATTTCTTATCAGATGCTGCCGATGATCTCCGCCATTTTCATTCGCCCGTACTTCTGCTTCTAGGCGAAGAAGATATCCATGTGGATTGGAAGGAGACAGAGCGTGTATATCGCGATAAAGTAAAGCCGGAACTGCTGACGGTGGCGGTCTTCCCGGACGCGGAGCATTCGATGCTCAGCAAGAAGACAGCGGATTCGGAGCTTAGGGCATTTATGATCAGTCTATTCGCGCCCAGGCACATCACGGTGCCGGGTTACATGGATCAAATCGAACAGTTTATCAGACGAATGGAGTAA